Proteins found in one Alicyclobacillus cycloheptanicus genomic segment:
- a CDS encoding DUF3311 domain-containing protein: MAVRWLAVVPLLFIFVGIAFANHATPIVLGMPFLFFYTVLCVILTSICIAIVYKFDPTNKKGE; the protein is encoded by the coding sequence GTGGCAGTCCGTTGGCTGGCCGTTGTCCCGCTGCTGTTTATCTTTGTTGGCATCGCCTTTGCAAATCACGCAACACCAATCGTCCTCGGTATGCCCTTTTTGTTCTTTTACACCGTCCTTTGTGTCATCTTGACATCGATTTGCATCGCAATTGTTTACAAGTTTGATCCCACGAACAAGAAGGGAGAGTAG
- a CDS encoding M20 family metallopeptidase: protein MSVHLSDLHSIVESVKEEVVGWRRYLHQNPELSFEEEKTSQFVYDLLRTFPGLTVTRPTKTSVLATLKGAHSGPVLAIRADMDALPITEENTFEFASNTPGKMHACGHDGHTAMLLGTAKILTQFAHQIHGEVRFIFQHAEELFPGGAQQMIDAGVLEGVDSVIGIHLWSPLEVGKIAIRSGPFMASPDEFHITIRGKGGHAAQPHCTVDPVVIAAQVVTNLQHIVSRNFDPLDPLVLSVTQFHAGTAHNIIPETVELNGTVRSFKEELRDEVPQRMEQIIKGLTEAHGATYEFTYKKGYSTVVNDEALTEKLRAVLVETFGEDVVIEGEPHMGGEDFSAYQKVVPGTFFNVGAGNVEQGIVYPHHHPRFTIDEASLPIGVEAFTSIVLKTLA, encoded by the coding sequence ATGTCCGTCCATCTGTCGGATCTTCATTCCATCGTAGAATCCGTGAAAGAGGAAGTTGTCGGTTGGCGCCGGTACCTGCACCAAAACCCGGAGCTGTCGTTTGAGGAGGAGAAGACTTCGCAATTCGTTTATGACCTCTTAAGGACGTTTCCTGGCTTAACGGTGACAAGACCGACGAAAACCAGTGTGCTTGCCACTTTAAAAGGCGCGCATTCTGGCCCTGTTTTGGCGATTCGCGCTGATATGGACGCATTGCCAATTACGGAGGAGAACACGTTTGAGTTTGCCTCCAACACACCCGGAAAGATGCACGCCTGTGGGCACGACGGGCATACCGCAATGCTCTTGGGTACGGCGAAAATCCTGACGCAATTTGCGCACCAGATTCACGGCGAAGTTCGCTTTATCTTTCAGCACGCTGAGGAACTCTTCCCTGGCGGCGCGCAGCAGATGATTGATGCGGGTGTGCTGGAAGGCGTGGATTCAGTCATTGGCATTCATCTCTGGTCGCCGCTCGAAGTCGGAAAAATTGCAATTCGATCCGGTCCGTTCATGGCATCGCCGGACGAATTCCACATTACGATTCGAGGTAAAGGTGGACACGCTGCACAGCCCCATTGTACGGTCGATCCGGTGGTTATCGCCGCACAGGTCGTCACCAACCTGCAACACATCGTGTCAAGAAACTTCGACCCGCTCGATCCGTTGGTACTCTCCGTGACACAGTTTCACGCAGGGACAGCGCACAACATCATTCCTGAAACGGTTGAACTGAATGGCACCGTCCGTTCCTTTAAAGAAGAGTTGAGGGACGAGGTCCCGCAGCGCATGGAGCAAATCATCAAGGGACTCACCGAGGCGCATGGTGCCACGTACGAGTTTACATACAAGAAAGGATATTCCACCGTGGTGAACGATGAAGCCTTGACGGAAAAACTTCGTGCGGTTCTCGTGGAGACGTTCGGTGAAGACGTCGTGATTGAGGGGGAGCCTCATATGGGAGGAGAAGATTTCTCAGCTTACCAAAAAGTCGTTCCAGGAACGTTTTTCAACGTGGGTGCCGGCAATGTTGAGCAGGGCATTGTCTATCCACATCATCATCCAAGATTCACCATTGATGAAGCCTCCTTGCCCATCGGTGTAGAGGCATTTACCAGCATCGTCCTCAAGACGCTCGCGTAA
- a CDS encoding ArsR family transcriptional regulator: MSKIRLGVLGADDSLAVIEEVAREFGEINMRPVVYWEEVEIKERMHPLENEVDMWLCSGQVPYSVAKELYPDRPVFYTRHSGEGLYKVLLFLSHEQGLRVSDLSFDTLSPDSVNQFLASVGIACQVHLKHYTGAIHSDELVNFHRSLWEQGLTKAAVTCLRSAQLKLKKLGIPATHITPTASEVRQVLDAIVKTHDLLVSRNAQVVVQFVQRCSENAIVTEPDFDAAIHRYARCLHGTKQQVNASSWMVYTTRGAMEEITDNFRTRPRFRQLTGLPDEAACGGIGVGSTVSEALGRARLALSQAQWHGPGSWGCTLETNTLIAPLEEGHKTLALEYAREDFQHLSGEIALSSLTLSKIAGIIAKRKSSRITVNELAEYFNILPRSARRILLRLEENGLATVVGEETAYQRGRPRKIYDIQI; encoded by the coding sequence ATGAGTAAAATTCGTTTGGGCGTCCTTGGTGCGGACGACTCCCTCGCTGTCATCGAAGAAGTTGCGCGAGAATTCGGCGAAATCAATATGAGACCGGTTGTGTATTGGGAAGAGGTCGAAATCAAAGAACGAATGCATCCTCTTGAGAACGAGGTGGACATGTGGCTGTGTAGTGGTCAAGTCCCGTACTCCGTTGCCAAGGAGCTCTATCCTGACCGTCCCGTGTTTTATACGCGTCACTCTGGCGAAGGCCTGTACAAAGTTCTGCTGTTTCTATCTCACGAACAAGGGCTGAGGGTTTCGGATCTCAGTTTTGACACCTTAAGTCCGGATTCTGTGAATCAGTTTCTGGCGAGCGTCGGCATTGCATGTCAGGTACACCTAAAGCACTATACAGGGGCCATCCACTCCGATGAATTGGTGAATTTCCACCGGTCGCTCTGGGAGCAGGGGCTTACGAAGGCTGCGGTTACCTGCCTGAGATCGGCGCAATTGAAGTTGAAAAAGCTTGGCATCCCAGCGACACACATCACTCCAACCGCGAGTGAAGTTCGTCAGGTACTTGATGCCATCGTGAAGACGCATGATTTGCTTGTGTCCCGAAACGCACAGGTCGTCGTTCAATTCGTTCAGCGCTGTTCGGAGAACGCCATCGTCACTGAGCCAGATTTCGATGCAGCAATCCATCGGTACGCCCGATGTTTGCATGGCACAAAGCAGCAAGTGAACGCCAGCAGTTGGATGGTCTATACAACCCGCGGGGCAATGGAAGAGATTACGGACAATTTTCGCACCCGGCCGCGGTTCCGACAACTGACCGGGCTGCCTGATGAAGCTGCTTGCGGCGGGATTGGCGTCGGTTCAACTGTCAGTGAGGCCCTGGGCCGCGCTCGGTTGGCACTTTCGCAGGCGCAGTGGCATGGACCGGGAAGTTGGGGCTGCACATTGGAGACAAATACACTCATTGCTCCGCTTGAGGAAGGGCACAAAACCCTTGCTTTGGAGTATGCCCGGGAAGACTTTCAACACTTGAGTGGCGAAATCGCGCTGAGTTCACTCACGCTGTCGAAGATCGCAGGGATCATCGCAAAGCGGAAGTCCTCCCGCATCACAGTGAATGAATTAGCAGAGTACTTCAACATCCTGCCGCGAAGTGCACGGCGGATTCTCTTGAGGTTGGAAGAGAACGGACTGGCCACAGTCGTTGGCGAAGAAACGGCATACCAGCGCGGCAGGCCTCGGAAGATCTACGACATTCAGATTTAG
- a CDS encoding MFS transporter: MVVDLSAARQAVVGTAVGNAMEWFDFGVYSYLATIIGKVFFPEFSGPTQLIYSLATFAVAFLVRPIGGMFFGTLGDRIGRKKVLTFTFLLMALATLGIGLIPGYTSIGIAAPFLLLFARLVQGFSTGGEYAGAMTFIAESTPDKRRGRMACGLEVGTLIGYIFGSGLVTLLTFWLGNTAMLHWGWRLPFLIAAPLGMIGLYLRTHLEETPAFEKMERARAERKRVGIKEVLLYHKRPLLVGLVLVFFYNVVDYTVLTYMPSHLTTVLGYGATKGLLLILIVMIIMIPVVLLMGRLGDRITGKRLVQIGLVGLIVLSIPAFLLIDTGSNISVFCGILILAVGLASFQGTMPALLPSLFFTNVRYGGLAITYNVSTSLFGGTAPLVVAWLIGLTGNRLVPAYYMIFSCVIGLIIMSIFVKNTSGKPLRGSPPAVADEGEIVEVLQENEESLWWREERQEIEERMKQAE, from the coding sequence ATGGTTGTAGACCTCAGCGCAGCAAGGCAGGCGGTCGTCGGCACCGCAGTCGGCAATGCAATGGAATGGTTCGATTTTGGCGTTTACTCGTACCTCGCGACCATCATTGGCAAGGTCTTCTTCCCAGAGTTCTCAGGACCGACACAGCTCATTTATAGTCTCGCAACTTTTGCAGTTGCCTTTCTCGTCCGTCCGATTGGCGGCATGTTCTTTGGCACCTTGGGGGACCGCATCGGGCGCAAAAAGGTCTTAACCTTCACGTTTTTGTTGATGGCGCTGGCGACACTTGGCATCGGGTTGATTCCTGGATATACGTCCATCGGCATCGCGGCTCCGTTCTTGCTCCTGTTCGCCCGCTTGGTTCAAGGGTTTTCGACGGGCGGCGAATATGCGGGCGCAATGACGTTTATCGCGGAATCGACACCGGACAAACGACGGGGCAGAATGGCATGCGGCCTCGAAGTCGGCACACTGATTGGATACATTTTCGGATCCGGCCTCGTCACCCTCTTGACGTTTTGGCTAGGCAACACAGCCATGCTGCATTGGGGCTGGCGGCTGCCGTTCCTCATCGCGGCTCCCCTCGGGATGATTGGCCTTTATCTGCGCACCCACCTGGAAGAAACGCCTGCGTTTGAGAAGATGGAAAGGGCGCGTGCCGAGCGTAAGCGCGTCGGGATCAAGGAAGTCCTGTTGTATCACAAACGCCCGCTCTTGGTCGGCCTGGTTTTGGTCTTCTTCTATAACGTGGTGGACTACACCGTCCTGACCTACATGCCCTCGCACCTGACGACGGTGCTGGGATACGGCGCCACAAAAGGGCTGCTGCTCATTCTGATCGTGATGATCATCATGATCCCGGTGGTCCTCCTGATGGGCCGGCTGGGCGACCGCATCACCGGCAAGCGGCTCGTGCAGATTGGGCTGGTCGGGCTGATTGTGCTGTCGATCCCTGCGTTTTTGCTGATCGACACCGGCAGCAACATCAGTGTCTTCTGCGGTATTTTGATTCTGGCCGTCGGTCTGGCCTCGTTCCAGGGGACCATGCCGGCGCTGCTGCCATCGCTGTTCTTCACGAACGTACGATACGGCGGCCTCGCCATTACCTACAACGTTTCAACCTCCCTGTTTGGCGGTACTGCGCCGCTGGTGGTCGCCTGGCTGATTGGGCTCACGGGGAACCGCCTGGTTCCGGCGTATTACATGATTTTCTCCTGCGTCATCGGGCTGATCATCATGAGCATCTTCGTCAAAAACACGTCCGGAAAACCGCTGCGCGGCTCCCCGCCAGCTGTTGCGGATGAAGGCGAGATTGTCGAAGTCCTTCAGGAGAATGAGGAATCTTTGTGGTGGCGCGAGGAACGTCAGGAGATTGAGGAACGCATGAAACAGGCCGAGTAA
- the purD gene encoding phosphoribosylamine--glycine ligase: protein MAIIDSIPRRARVLVVGGGAREHAIAWKLAQSRHQPVLYAARGNPGMAALCRLVAIDAGDVAALVAFAEREGIDLVVVGPEQPLANGLADELQRREIRVFGPTRAAAQLETSKAFAKDLMQRAGVPTASYAVFTDVEEARQYVRRQGAPIVVKADGLAAGKGVTVARTVAEAIAAVDDAMLGGRFGSAGRRVVVEAYLSGREASLMFFVDGQTVVPMLPARDHKPVGDGDTGPNTGGMGAFAPIQSFLDAGLTAMVEASIVRPTLTALQAQGITYRGVLYVGLMLTDEGPSVIEFNARFGDPETEVVLPLMRSDLLEVLWATAAGRLEEVVMDWAGDAAVCVVLAAQNYPGTPRVGDVITFPAAGSSASAEGTFIFHAGTKRQGDAVVTAGGRVLTVLGTGETFDVARRRAYELAERIHFPGMQMRRDIGRHRD, encoded by the coding sequence TTGGCCATCATCGACAGCATTCCCCGCAGGGCACGTGTGCTCGTGGTCGGCGGCGGCGCGCGTGAGCACGCGATTGCCTGGAAACTGGCGCAAAGCCGGCATCAGCCGGTGCTCTACGCGGCCCGCGGCAATCCTGGGATGGCTGCGCTTTGCCGCCTGGTGGCGATTGACGCGGGAGACGTGGCCGCGCTTGTTGCGTTTGCTGAACGGGAGGGAATCGACCTGGTCGTCGTCGGGCCGGAGCAGCCGCTCGCCAATGGCTTGGCGGATGAGCTGCAGCGGCGGGAGATCCGGGTGTTTGGCCCCACCCGGGCGGCGGCACAGCTGGAGACGTCGAAGGCGTTCGCCAAAGACTTGATGCAGCGTGCGGGTGTGCCGACGGCCAGCTACGCGGTGTTTACCGACGTGGAAGAAGCGAGGCAGTACGTCCGCCGGCAGGGTGCGCCCATCGTCGTCAAAGCCGACGGTTTGGCGGCAGGGAAGGGGGTCACGGTGGCGCGGACCGTTGCGGAGGCCATCGCGGCCGTCGACGACGCAATGCTCGGCGGGCGGTTCGGCAGCGCGGGCCGCCGCGTGGTCGTGGAGGCGTATCTGTCGGGGCGCGAGGCGTCGCTGATGTTTTTTGTCGACGGACAGACGGTGGTGCCGATGCTGCCCGCGCGCGACCATAAACCGGTGGGCGACGGAGACACCGGCCCGAACACCGGCGGCATGGGCGCGTTCGCGCCGATTCAATCGTTCTTGGATGCGGGCTTGACGGCGATGGTGGAGGCGTCCATCGTTCGCCCGACGCTGACGGCGCTGCAGGCGCAGGGCATCACGTACCGCGGGGTGCTGTACGTGGGACTGATGCTGACCGACGAGGGGCCCAGCGTGATCGAATTTAACGCCCGCTTCGGAGACCCAGAAACGGAGGTGGTCCTGCCGCTGATGCGCTCGGACCTGCTCGAGGTGCTGTGGGCCACGGCTGCAGGGCGCCTGGAAGAGGTGGTGATGGACTGGGCGGGGGACGCGGCGGTGTGCGTCGTGCTGGCCGCCCAAAACTACCCCGGAACGCCGCGGGTTGGGGACGTTATCACGTTTCCGGCGGCGGGCTCGTCGGCGTCAGCGGAAGGGACGTTCATCTTCCATGCGGGGACGAAGCGTCAGGGCGATGCGGTCGTGACGGCTGGCGGCAGGGTGCTGACGGTGCTTGGCACAGGTGAAACCTTTGACGTGGCCAGGCGCCGGGCGTATGAACTCGCAGAACGCATCCACTTCCCGGGCATGCAGATGCGCAGGGATATCGGCCGGCATCGGGATTGA
- the purH gene encoding bifunctional phosphoribosylaminoimidazolecarboxamide formyltransferase/IMP cyclohydrolase — MAKWALVSVFDKRGVAEFCRRLVEAGYGILSTGGTAKHLEENGLAVTRVEDYTGFPEMLDGRVKTLHPRIHGGLLGIRDNPAHEASMAEHQIDPIDVVVVNLYPFEATIARPGVTFEEAVEMIDIGGPSMLRAAAKNHRFCAPVVDPDDYPWVADALSRPSGLSDRERLRLAQKVFAVTARYDQLITSYLSEHLVTEGWPETLNISVVHRQALRYGENPHQAAHFYADIDPSPASIAAAQQLQGKELSFNNIQDADAALNMLRAFDDLGRAAVVAVKHMNPCGIGLGDTLDDAFARAYESDPVSIFGGIIACNRPLDGPLAERLAGMFLEIIIAPAFTDAARAELARKKNVRLLTVDMKEPQWRPGDKVYRRVSGGLLVQEVDRAVAADWQVVTRRQPTDEERTALAFAWRVVKFVKSNAIVLATAEGTTGIGAGQMNRVGAAKIAIEQAGPRAAASVLASDAFFPMRDTVDAAAAAGIKAIIQPGGSIKDADSIAAADEHGIAMVFTGERHFLH; from the coding sequence TTGGCAAAGTGGGCATTGGTCAGTGTCTTTGACAAACGCGGCGTGGCGGAATTTTGCAGACGCTTGGTGGAGGCGGGGTACGGCATTCTGTCGACCGGCGGCACCGCGAAACACCTCGAGGAGAACGGGCTTGCGGTCACCCGCGTCGAGGACTACACCGGTTTTCCGGAAATGTTGGATGGCCGCGTCAAAACCTTGCACCCGCGGATTCACGGCGGGCTGCTGGGGATTCGAGACAACCCCGCGCACGAAGCCAGTATGGCGGAACACCAGATTGACCCCATCGACGTGGTCGTGGTGAACCTGTATCCGTTTGAAGCGACGATTGCGCGGCCGGGCGTCACGTTTGAGGAAGCCGTGGAGATGATTGACATCGGCGGACCGTCGATGCTGCGCGCAGCTGCGAAGAACCACCGGTTTTGTGCACCCGTGGTCGATCCCGACGATTACCCGTGGGTCGCCGACGCGCTCTCGCGCCCGTCGGGGTTGAGTGACCGCGAACGGCTGCGCCTGGCGCAAAAGGTGTTCGCCGTGACGGCTCGCTACGACCAGCTCATCACGTCGTACCTCAGCGAGCACCTTGTGACAGAGGGCTGGCCGGAGACCTTGAACATTTCAGTCGTCCACCGCCAGGCCCTGCGGTACGGCGAAAATCCACATCAGGCGGCCCACTTCTACGCCGACATCGACCCGTCTCCCGCATCCATCGCTGCCGCGCAGCAGCTGCAGGGCAAGGAACTGTCGTTCAACAACATTCAGGATGCCGACGCGGCGCTCAACATGCTGCGGGCGTTTGACGATCTTGGCCGGGCCGCAGTCGTTGCCGTCAAGCACATGAATCCCTGCGGCATCGGCCTCGGGGACACGCTCGACGACGCCTTTGCGCGTGCGTATGAGAGTGATCCAGTGTCGATTTTCGGGGGCATCATCGCCTGCAACCGGCCGCTGGATGGGCCGCTGGCGGAACGGCTGGCGGGCATGTTTCTGGAAATCATCATTGCACCGGCCTTCACAGACGCCGCCCGCGCCGAGTTGGCTCGCAAGAAAAACGTGCGGCTTTTGACGGTGGACATGAAGGAGCCGCAGTGGCGTCCGGGGGACAAAGTGTACCGCCGCGTGTCGGGCGGGCTGCTGGTGCAGGAGGTCGATCGTGCCGTGGCGGCGGATTGGCAGGTGGTCACCCGCCGTCAGCCGACGGACGAAGAGCGAACGGCGCTCGCGTTTGCGTGGCGGGTGGTGAAGTTTGTGAAGTCGAACGCGATTGTCCTGGCGACCGCCGAAGGCACGACGGGCATCGGCGCCGGCCAGATGAACCGCGTCGGGGCGGCGAAAATTGCGATCGAACAGGCCGGTCCTCGCGCGGCGGCCAGCGTGCTGGCTTCGGACGCGTTCTTCCCGATGCGCGACACCGTGGATGCGGCGGCTGCCGCCGGCATCAAGGCCATCATTCAGCCGGGCGGGTCCATCAAGGACGCCGACAGTATCGCCGCAGCGGATGAACACGGCATCGCCATGGTGTTCACGGGGGAGCGGCATTTCTTGCACTGA
- the purN gene encoding phosphoribosylglycinamide formyltransferase, with product MTERRRVPVAVFASGSGTNFQALLDAAAANHWPGEIVCLVTDRPGCGAVARAQARGVPVFAADPKAFPDKQAYEQAILDTLHRHRVAWIALAGYMRLIGPTLLKAYPGRIVNIHPSLLPAFPGRHAVADALAAGAKVTGVTLHFVDEGIDTGPIIAQETVDIPDGITEAELLVRIHAVEHRLYPAVLRDLIAQGERSGRTQNGPAVSSRETTVRQTGLTRSAETRGGA from the coding sequence ATGACGGAGCGGCGGCGGGTGCCGGTGGCGGTGTTCGCATCGGGATCGGGCACCAACTTCCAGGCGCTGCTCGACGCAGCTGCGGCCAATCATTGGCCGGGGGAGATTGTGTGCCTGGTGACGGACCGTCCGGGGTGCGGCGCGGTCGCACGGGCACAGGCGCGGGGGGTCCCGGTGTTTGCGGCGGACCCCAAGGCCTTCCCGGACAAGCAGGCGTACGAGCAGGCCATTTTGGACACGCTGCATCGCCATCGGGTCGCGTGGATTGCGCTGGCCGGCTATATGCGGCTGATTGGCCCCACGCTGCTAAAGGCCTATCCGGGGCGCATCGTCAACATTCATCCTTCCTTGCTGCCGGCGTTTCCCGGACGGCACGCGGTCGCGGACGCGCTCGCCGCAGGTGCGAAAGTCACGGGCGTGACCCTTCACTTTGTGGACGAGGGCATCGACACAGGGCCCATCATCGCCCAGGAGACCGTCGACATCCCGGACGGCATCACGGAAGCGGAACTATTGGTTCGGATTCACGCGGTGGAACACCGGCTGTACCCCGCTGTACTGCGGGATTTGATTGCGCAAGGCGAACGGAGCGGGCGGACACAAAACGGTCCGGCGGTGAGCAGTCGTGAAACAACGGTCCGACAAACAGGTCTGACAAGGTCAGCGGAAACGCGCGGAGGTGCATGA
- the purM gene encoding phosphoribosylformylglycinamidine cyclo-ligase, giving the protein MSGKRDLYREAGVNVDLGNALAKRYGQIAAGTMRPGVAAGIGGFAGGFRLDLQRYPKPLLVSGTDGVGTKLAVAQATGRHSTIGIDCVAMCVNDILCLGAEPLFFLDYLATGKLDADAAEAVVAGIAEGCKEAGCALVGGETAEMPGMYPAGAYDIAGFAVGVVNEDAVVDGSRIERGDVVLGLASNGLHSNGFSLVRRLVEQAGLRWEARLPGWRGSVADELLRPTRIYVHSILSALQAGLPIKGMAHITGGGLVDNLPRCLPQGLQARLSFDAWERHAVFDWLMRQGGMSLAAAARVWNLGIGFTVVVAPQEAQRVADFLTDLGESVVPIGRIEASPSAAAAPAVVWEAEG; this is encoded by the coding sequence ATGAGCGGGAAGCGGGATTTGTATCGGGAAGCAGGCGTCAACGTCGACCTGGGCAACGCCCTGGCAAAACGGTATGGACAAATTGCGGCGGGCACGATGCGGCCGGGCGTGGCTGCGGGCATCGGCGGATTCGCCGGCGGGTTCAGGCTCGACCTGCAGCGCTACCCTAAGCCGCTGCTCGTGTCCGGGACCGACGGCGTGGGCACGAAGCTGGCCGTGGCACAGGCCACGGGGCGGCACAGCACCATCGGCATTGACTGCGTGGCCATGTGCGTCAACGACATTCTCTGCCTCGGGGCGGAGCCGCTGTTTTTCCTGGACTACCTGGCAACGGGGAAACTCGACGCGGACGCAGCGGAAGCGGTCGTGGCCGGCATCGCCGAGGGCTGCAAGGAAGCTGGGTGTGCGCTGGTCGGCGGGGAAACCGCGGAAATGCCGGGGATGTACCCGGCGGGCGCGTACGATATCGCCGGGTTTGCGGTCGGGGTCGTGAATGAAGACGCCGTCGTCGACGGGTCGCGCATTGAACGCGGCGATGTCGTGCTGGGGCTGGCCAGCAACGGCTTGCACTCGAACGGGTTTTCGCTGGTGCGCAGGCTGGTCGAACAGGCCGGGCTGCGCTGGGAAGCGCGGCTGCCTGGCTGGCGCGGCAGTGTGGCGGATGAATTGCTGCGGCCGACGCGGATTTATGTGCACTCAATTTTATCGGCGCTGCAGGCCGGATTGCCCATCAAGGGCATGGCGCACATCACGGGCGGCGGGCTGGTGGACAACTTGCCGCGGTGTTTGCCGCAAGGCCTGCAGGCGCGGCTGTCGTTCGACGCCTGGGAGCGGCACGCGGTGTTTGACTGGCTGATGCGGCAAGGGGGCATGTCGCTGGCGGCGGCGGCGCGCGTGTGGAACCTCGGCATCGGCTTCACTGTGGTCGTCGCGCCGCAGGAGGCACAGCGGGTGGCGGATTTTCTGACCGATCTCGGCGAGAGCGTGGTACCCATCGGCCGCATCGAGGCCTCGCCGTCTGCAGCCGCGGCACCGGCGGTGGTCTGGGAGGCGGAAGGATGA
- the purF gene encoding amidophosphoribosyltransferase, with amino-acid sequence MDERIDERMMDDKPHEECGVFGVFGHENAAIVTYYALVALQHRGQEAAGIAAVEAGSMYSHRGLGLLADVFANGELDALPGRAAIGHVRYSTAGSNTVQNAQPITVRTYQGNLAMAHNGNLVNAHVLRRRLEELGSLFQSSSDTEVVLHLIARKQEDTLLENIRQSLHDIRGGYALVFLSDDQLVAARDPLGLRPLCIGRLGDGYVVASESCAFETIGAVFLRDVAPGEIIAMDAAGLHSLPMYPDAKASEEPRRTAMCTFEHIYFARPDSDIDGWNVHAVRKQLGRILAEQHGVAADIVIGVPDSSISAASGYAEKSGIPYEMGLVKNKYIARTFIQPSQGQRDLGVRLKLNAVRSVVQGLRVVLVDDSIVRGTTIRRIVSMLREAGAVEVHVRISSPPYRHPCHYGIDTSSKGQLVAADHSVSEICAEIGADSLEFLTVPELMSAFGLAAQGPYPFCNACFTGEYPTEIHEVDKLGNEPVVSAKQRVKEAVR; translated from the coding sequence ATGGATGAGCGCATAGATGAGCGCATGATGGATGACAAACCGCATGAGGAGTGCGGCGTGTTCGGCGTGTTTGGCCACGAGAATGCGGCCATCGTGACATACTACGCGCTGGTGGCGCTGCAGCACCGCGGGCAGGAGGCGGCTGGAATCGCCGCTGTGGAAGCCGGCAGCATGTACAGCCACCGCGGGCTGGGACTGTTGGCGGACGTGTTCGCGAACGGCGAGCTCGACGCCCTCCCAGGCCGCGCCGCCATCGGGCACGTGCGGTATTCGACGGCGGGATCGAACACGGTTCAGAACGCGCAGCCCATCACGGTGCGCACCTACCAGGGCAACCTCGCGATGGCCCACAACGGCAACCTGGTGAATGCCCATGTCCTGCGTCGACGCCTGGAAGAGCTGGGCAGCCTGTTCCAGTCGTCGAGCGACACGGAAGTGGTGCTGCACCTCATCGCCCGCAAACAGGAAGACACCTTGCTTGAGAACATTCGCCAAAGCCTGCACGACATTCGCGGCGGGTACGCCCTGGTGTTCTTGTCGGACGACCAGCTGGTGGCGGCCCGCGACCCGCTGGGCTTGCGCCCGCTGTGCATCGGGCGGCTCGGAGACGGCTATGTGGTGGCGTCGGAGTCGTGCGCGTTCGAGACCATCGGGGCAGTGTTCCTGCGCGACGTTGCGCCTGGCGAGATCATCGCCATGGACGCGGCGGGTCTGCACAGCCTCCCCATGTACCCGGACGCAAAGGCTTCAGAAGAGCCGCGCCGCACCGCGATGTGCACGTTTGAACACATTTACTTCGCACGTCCGGACAGTGACATCGATGGCTGGAATGTGCACGCCGTGCGCAAGCAGCTCGGCCGCATTCTGGCGGAGCAGCACGGGGTTGCGGCGGACATCGTGATTGGGGTGCCGGATTCGAGCATTTCTGCGGCGTCCGGGTATGCGGAGAAAAGCGGCATCCCGTACGAAATGGGCCTGGTCAAGAACAAGTACATTGCCCGCACGTTCATTCAGCCCTCGCAGGGGCAGCGGGACCTCGGGGTTCGCCTGAAGCTGAACGCGGTTCGGTCAGTGGTGCAAGGATTGCGCGTGGTGCTGGTCGACGATTCGATTGTGCGGGGCACGACGATTCGGCGGATTGTCAGCATGCTGCGGGAGGCCGGGGCTGTGGAGGTGCATGTGCGGATTTCGAGTCCGCCGTACCGGCACCCGTGTCACTACGGCATCGATACGTCATCCAAGGGCCAACTCGTAGCAGCCGACCACAGCGTATCGGAGATCTGTGCCGAAATTGGCGCCGACTCCCTCGAGTTTTTGACGGTGCCCGAGCTGATGAGCGCGTTTGGCCTCGCCGCACAGGGCCCATATCCGTTTTGCAACGCGTGCTTCACCGGGGAGTATCCGACGGAAATTCACGAGGTGGATAAGCTCGGAAACGAACCCGTCGTGTCGGCGAAGCAGCGGGTCAAGGAGGCGGTGCGATGA